The Chionomys nivalis chromosome 1, mChiNiv1.1, whole genome shotgun sequence sequence TGACCTTTGCCTTTATCACTTGGGTCGTAGTGAAGGTGTCCCGGTTATCCTTCTGTGGCCCCCATGTCATCCCACACTTCTTCTGTGACCTTGGCCCTCTGATCCACCTCTCCTGCTCAGACACCAGATCTGCAGaaactctgacctttggccttGCTTTGCTTATCCTTCTCTCATCCCTCATTGTCACCATCATTGCATACAGCAGCATAGTAGTCACAATTGTGCGTCTCCCCTCAGCCAGAGAGCGACAGAAAGCTTTCTCCACCTGCTCATCCCACCTCATCGTCCTCTCTCTCATGTACGGCAGCTGCGTGTTTATATATGTGAAACCGAAGCAAACAAGTCAGCTGGAATCCAACAGGGCGGCTGCTCTTGTGAACACAGTGCTGACCCCGCTTCTGAACCCTGTCATCTACACCCTGCGCAACAAGCAGGTCCACCGGGCTCTGAGGGAGGCTGTGTGCAGAATAAAAATGTCAAGGTAAGAAAACATCATGTGCTTTTGggtggaaataataaaaaaaaaatttctctaatTTAACAAGTGCGCAAGCCTTAGCAGATCAGAATGACAAATTTCACATGCCTTCCTTGTAAATATCTCCATAAAATACAGCTGTTTGCTGGCTCGTGGAGACATTTCAATGCAGCGTATGTGCCTAATCCACTCTTTTTATTCCATATATTCCTGGcaatagatttttgtttgtttttcaaggcatggttttcctgtgtaaccctggctgtcctggaactcgctctgtagaccatcctggccttaaactcacagaaatccacctgcctctgcctcctgagtgctgggattgaaggcgtgcgccttCACAACCCACGCCTTCACAACCCAGCATGGCAATAGATTTTGATTGCAAAATCTATTGAACTTTTTCATTCAAGTGGTAGGAACTGTGTGTTTGAAATTCCTGAAATATATTGAACTATACCATTTAAATTGTGCTGTCTTCCACAAATTAGTATTATTTTAGCGGA is a genomic window containing:
- the LOC130886563 gene encoding olfactory receptor 6M1-like, whose protein sequence is MGNGTTVQEFTLEGFPAVQRLGRLLFSVHLLAYLASITGNVVIVSVVCTSTHLKTPMYFFLGIFSFFECCFTSAVIPKLLAIFLLGKQTISFVACFVQAFVFVFIGAFGFLLIAVMSVDRCVAICKPLHYPTIMNPRTCTLLITACLAVTFAFITWVVVKVSRLSFCGPHVIPHFFCDLGPLIHLSCSDTRSAETLTFGLALLILLSSLIVTIIAYSSIVVTIVRLPSARERQKAFSTCSSHLIVLSLMYGSCVFIYVKPKQTSQLESNRAAALVNTVLTPLLNPVIYTLRNKQVHRALREAVCRIKMSR